GTCATCGCCGCCCTCCTCGGCGCCGAAGAATTCAACTTCGGCACCGCGGCCCTCATCGCCGGCGGTTGCGCGATGTTCCGTGTTTGCCATCTGAATACGTGCCCGGTCGGCGTCGCCACCCAGCGCGAAGACCTCCGCGCCAAGTTCCGCGGCAAGCCCGAAAACATCATCAACTTCTTCAACGCCGTTGCTGAAGACGTCCGCCACTACCTTGCCAAGCTCGGTGCGCGCAACTTGAACGACATCATCGGCCGCGTGGATCTCCTCGAGCAGATCGACGATCCCGCGAACCCGAAGACCAAGTTCGTGACCCTCGCCGGTCTCCTCCACAATCCGGATCCGTCCGGCGAACTGGATCGTTACCACACCCGCGAGCGCAACGAACGCTTCGGTGGCGAAGGCTCGCTCGACGAAGCCATCCTTCAGGAAGCACGTGACGTCATCCTCGGCGAATCCGCCCGTCTCGTGGCCCGCTACAAGGTCACCAACGTCAACCGTGACGTCGGAACCCAGCTCTCCGGCCAGATTGCCTACCAGCACGGCAACGAAGGTCTGCCTCCCGGCACGATCGACCTTACCTTCACCGGTTCGGCCGGTCAGTCGTTCGGTGCATTCCTCGTCAACGGTCTGCGCCTCACCCTCATCGGCGAAGCCAACGACTACGTCGGCAAGGGCATCAACGGCGGCGAAATCATCATCCGTCCGAAGCCGTCGGAAACCTTCCAGTGGCAGGCCCAGTCGATCCTTGGTAACACCTGCTTGTATGGTGCGACCGGTGGCGCGCTGTTCGCGGCGGGCCGCGCGGGCGAACGCTTCGGCGTTCGTAATTCCGGTGCGACCGCGGTGGTCGAAGGCGTGGGTGACCACGGCTGCGAATACATGACGGGCGGCCTCGTGGTGGTCCTCGGACCGACCGGCACCAACTTCGGCGCCGGTATGTCAGGCGGACTCGCGTTCGTTTACGACGCGAAGGATTCGTTCGAATCCAACATCAATCCCGCGATGATCGGCCTCGAGCGTTTGAGCGCCCAGGAGGAAATCGACAGCCTGAAGAAGCTCATCCAGGCGCACTTCAAAATCACCGCGAGCCCGCACGCACAGTCGCTCGTGGAAAACTGGGACAAGACGGTTTCGAAGTTCTGGAAAGTGGTGCCGTTCCCTCCGACCGCCGACACGCCGAAGGCCGTCTATAGCTTCGACGCCACGAAGATTCCGGTGACGGCCTGAAGATTGTTTCAGTCGTAACCAGGTCTTGAAAAACCGCGCCTCGAAAGGGGCGCGGTTTTTTGCGAACGTCACCGTCCGCGCCGGCGAAAAAAAGCCATCATCAAGGTCGCGGCGCCGAGCAAACTCGTGACCGTGGCGGGTTCGGGGATGGCGGTGGCGTCGAGGCGGACGTTGTCGAAGTTCACTTCGATGCCGGGGCCGGCGTTGAGGTTCACCAGGCGGATGCCGAGGGCTTGGCCGGCGAGGACGTGGCTCGCGCCGATGGAGAGGGAAAACTGCGACGTGAGGAACGTTCCTTCAGCAGGGAGCAGGCTGTTGTTGTCGGACGCGATGACTTGGCCGCCGGCGAGCAGATCGATGCGGTAGCCAGGGAATCCGGTGAAGGCGAAGGCATTGTTATTGGGTGTGGCGTCGGGGGCCATGTTGCCCACTTCGACCGTGAGTGTGTAGCGCGTGTTGGTCAGCAACGTCGCGGAGAGCGTCTGCACCAAGCCGGACTCGATGCTAGCGAATTGGGATTGGTTGTTGGCGTTGTCCATGAGGAACACGACGCCGACGTTGCGGCCTTCGGGTGCGCCGCCCGAGTATAGCGTCGATCCCGTGGGATTTAGCGCGCCGATGGAGCGGTTATTGTGGTTGATCGAGCCATACGCGCTCCAGCCGGCGGGACCGGGCGAGGAGACGTTGAACGTATTGTTGGCGAGGAAGAGTGTTTCGAAACCGGCGTTTTGGACGGTGAGCTGTTCGGAGTGGGCGGCGGGAAGCGCGATGGCAACTACGAGCGAAGTGACGAGGAGGCGTGTGTTCATGAGGATGGTGTTGTTCAGGTGGAACGGCGGCGCAGAAGGAAGGTGGCGAGGAGCGTAACGCCGCCGAACAGGGCGGCGGTCGTGGACGGCTCGGGGACAGCGGCGGTAGTGAGGATCGTGAAATAGTTGGGACCGCTGAGCAGGCCGCCGTCGGCGAAGTCGGCGAGCGATGATCCATCGGCGAGGGCGTGACGTGAGATCGAGCCGTCGCCGTAGTTGGCCACCAGCAGTTCGCCGGTGAGCGGGTCGATCTCGATGCCGACCGGAAAATCAAGACCGGTGACGAGTGTGGATTGAACGGGCGCTGCGGAATCAGGGTTGGCGAAGGTTTCGACGGTATTGCCGTAACCCGAGGCGACGAGGAGGCGTCCGTCGGGCAGAAGCGCGAGGCCGAGTGCAAAAGGCACGTCGCCAAACGTCAGTTGGTGCGTGCCGGTGGCGGCGTCGAAGCGCGCGAGGTTGTAGCTGAAACGGCCGGAGACGTAGAGATTGCCGGCGTTGTCGAACGCGATTCCAGACGGGGCGGAGATACTTGCGTCCTGTGCGATCCAACCGGTGTCGAGCGCGCCCGTGGTGGCGTTGTAGCGGATGATGGCGTTGCTGGACTGGCTTGAAACGTAGAGATAGCCGTCAGGGCGGAAAAGAAAATCGACGGGGTAATCCAGACCGGTTTCGGAGCCGGCAAAGACATCGATGAAGGCACCGCTGTCCGCATTGTATCGCAGGATTTGATCAGAACCGGCGCTCGCAACGTAGAGCAATCCATCAGGGCCGATGCGGGCGCGGTGGGGCTGGTCGAGTCCGCCGCTGGCCGGAGAGATGAGGACAGTCGGATTGGATCCGTCGGCATCATAACGGAGAATACGGGCGAGGTTGTAGTCACTTACCAAGACCTGCGCACGGGCGTAAGTCGAAAGGGCGGCCATCAGGAGGAGACCGACGAGGAGGGCGATAAAAAAACGGCTCATATGCATCTCCTGCTACGGGAACGGCCGGCGGATGTTACCGGTGCGCGAAATCTTTTCTGTGATCAGGGACGAGCGGCCCGGTGTTGCCTTAGTCCGCTCGATTGAAACGATCTTATTCCGACAATATGACGCTTGATCCGCAAACCGTATGGGGGTTTCCGCCAACAAGCTGGTCCCTCGTCCGTAAATGTCGCGGAGCTGACGAACGCGCGGTGGGTGTGGCTCTGGATCAATTGTGCCGGGTTTACTGGCGTCCGCTGTATGCCTACGTCCGGGGGCGGCGGCTCACGCGGGCTGATGCGGAAGATGCCGTGCAGGAATTTTTCGCGACCGCACTGCGCCGGGAATTATTTCAGCGTGCGTCTGCGGAGGAAGGGAAGCTCAGGAGCTTTCTGCTCACAGCGATGAAACATCATTTGATTGATCGTGCGGCCCGTGAAGGCGCGGCTCGTCGCCGGCCGGAGGGAGGTTGGGCGGAGATCGATTTCTCACAGGCCGAGGCTGAGTGGCTACGCGTGGAAGAATCGGGGGCGGCGCCGGATGCGGCCTACGAACGGCAATGGGCGAAGGCGCTCATCGCGCAGGCCATGGCGCGGCTCGATGCGCGTTACGCCGCCGAAGGAAAGCGGGATGTGTTCGTCGCGCTGAAAAGCGAAGCTTTGGAAGAACCGGAAAGTAGTGAAATTTCAACTACAACTGAGGCAGGCCTGTCATCGGGTGCTCGCCGGGTGGCCGTGCACCGGTTGCGCAAACGCTTCTCCGAAGCGTTGCGTGAAGTGGTGGCGGATACGCTGCCCGAAGGCGGGGATGTGGAGGCGGAGTTGCGGGAGCTCGCGGTGGCGCTCAAGGAGGGCGGGCGATGAGCGACGAGAAAACCCCGCCGTCTGATCCGACGGCGGATTTACTGGCACGCGGACTGGGTTTGACCGGGGCGCGACCGCCGGCGTGGCAGACTCCGGATGCGGCGTTGCTGGCGGATTTATTTCCGGGCCTGCGGGTGATCTCGCTCGCGGGGCGCGGTGGAATGGGGGCCGTTTATCGCGCGGAGCAGATCCGTCTCGGGCGCACGGTGGCTGTGAAAATAATGCCACCCGAGGCGACGCCGGACCCTATGGCCCGGGAGCGTTTCGAGCGGGAGGCGAGGGTTTTATCGGGTCTCAATCATCCGCATGTGCTGCAGATTTTTGATTTTGGAGCATTAGCCGATGGCACGCTTTACCTGGTAACGGAGTGGGCGGAGG
This window of the Rariglobus hedericola genome carries:
- a CDS encoding DUF6923 family protein; protein product: MSRFFIALLVGLLLMAALSTYARAQVLVSDYNLARILRYDADGSNPTVLISPASGGLDQPHRARIGPDGLLYVASAGSDQILRYNADSGAFIDVFAGSETGLDYPVDFLFRPDGYLYVSSQSSNAIIRYNATTGALDTGWIAQDASISAPSGIAFDNAGNLYVSGRFSYNLARFDAATGTHQLTFGDVPFALGLALLPDGRLLVASGYGNTVETFANPDSAAPVQSTLVTGLDFPVGIEIDPLTGELLVANYGDGSISRHALADGSSLADFADGGLLSGPNYFTILTTAAVPEPSTTAALFGGVTLLATFLLRRRST
- a CDS encoding RNA polymerase sigma factor, giving the protein MTLDPQTVWGFPPTSWSLVRKCRGADERAVGVALDQLCRVYWRPLYAYVRGRRLTRADAEDAVQEFFATALRRELFQRASAEEGKLRSFLLTAMKHHLIDRAAREGAARRRPEGGWAEIDFSQAEAEWLRVEESGAAPDAAYERQWAKALIAQAMARLDARYAAEGKRDVFVALKSEALEEPESSEISTTTEAGLSSGARRVAVHRLRKRFSEALREVVADTLPEGGDVEAELRELAVALKEGGR